A DNA window from Niabella yanshanensis contains the following coding sequences:
- a CDS encoding carboxypeptidase-like regulatory domain-containing protein, translating to MADLINRCVLALALSFWTIGGICQSNEVVLTGRVTDKESGAALQGISVYINNTTYSTQTQKDGSFRLSNIPLSNFELVFSSVNYETQTLGIDIRTPIAPLNIQMQKSTALLNEVVVTANVDKNGWAQYGTTFSKDFLSYSSFAQQCKIVNYPSIRFRRIKKDNILKAYSKEPLKIKNNALGYELTYWLNEYEHQFATQLVLYQGNTQFNEMRGSKRKMQHWDKNRQIAYRGSLTHFIRSVYEGNTKEEGFVVNLIKTIPYKDINFYIPAFTDTTSIHSSAALTNFIAGIYTSKDNVLAASRANDALQWLGSKRDQMPFVISLAVPDRTVQAYFFVKKSLVSDQVAVYRFDVKDTTAIRHIQWETAGTIIPDQKSLNRISGYQSTTQDQRGYLKVKLFYSRPLNPNHFISKVDDQLFLHFNDTWQITYTREGKDKAYIEENALQNNDSGYQESTLSMTGSQPVMILPNGYYTGTYSFITGAYWSYEKVDKMLPLDFKLSK from the coding sequence ATGGCCGATCTGATCAACCGCTGCGTACTCGCTCTAGCCCTAAGTTTCTGGACAATTGGAGGGATATGCCAGTCAAACGAAGTAGTATTAACCGGCAGGGTAACGGACAAAGAATCCGGCGCTGCGCTGCAGGGCATTTCAGTATATATCAATAATACAACCTACAGTACTCAAACCCAAAAAGATGGAAGCTTCAGATTATCCAATATTCCTTTATCTAATTTTGAGCTCGTTTTTTCATCTGTAAACTACGAAACCCAAACTCTTGGTATTGACATTCGCACTCCTATTGCTCCCTTAAACATTCAGATGCAGAAAAGCACCGCTTTGCTTAACGAAGTGGTGGTAACAGCCAATGTTGATAAAAACGGCTGGGCTCAATATGGCACCACGTTCAGCAAAGATTTCCTCAGTTATTCATCATTTGCCCAACAATGCAAAATTGTCAACTATCCCTCAATACGCTTCAGACGAATAAAAAAAGATAATATTCTGAAAGCTTACTCGAAAGAACCACTGAAAATAAAAAATAATGCCCTGGGCTACGAACTTACTTACTGGTTGAATGAATATGAACACCAGTTTGCAACTCAATTAGTACTCTATCAAGGCAATACTCAATTTAATGAGATGAGGGGCAGCAAAAGAAAAATGCAGCATTGGGATAAAAACCGGCAGATTGCCTACCGCGGCTCCCTTACGCATTTTATCCGGTCTGTTTACGAGGGTAATACAAAAGAAGAAGGATTTGTGGTTAATCTTATAAAAACCATTCCCTATAAAGACATCAATTTTTACATACCGGCTTTTACGGACACAACCAGCATTCACAGCTCCGCCGCACTGACGAATTTTATAGCTGGTATATATACTTCCAAAGACAACGTGCTGGCAGCATCACGAGCTAATGACGCGCTTCAATGGCTGGGCAGCAAACGGGACCAAATGCCCTTTGTTATTTCACTTGCTGTTCCCGACCGAACCGTACAAGCCTATTTCTTTGTAAAAAAGTCCCTGGTATCAGACCAGGTTGCTGTTTACAGGTTCGATGTAAAAGATACAACGGCCATAAGGCATATTCAATGGGAAACCGCCGGCACCATCATCCCGGATCAAAAATCCCTGAACCGCATCAGCGGTTACCAAAGTACGACTCAAGATCAACGCGGATATTTAAAAGTAAAACTGTTTTATTCCCGCCCCCTAAATCCTAATCATTTTATTAGCAAGGTTGATGATCAATTATTCCTTCACTTTAACGACACCTGGCAAATCACCTATACCAGAGAAGGTAAGGATAAAGCGTATATTGAAGAAAATGCCTTGCAAAATAATGATTCGGGTTACCAGGAATCTACGCTTAGCATGACGGGGTCACAACCCGTGATGATCTTACCTAATGGATATTACACCGGCACATACAGTTTTATTACCGGTGCTTACTGGTCTTATGAAAAAGTAGATAAAATGCTACCTTTAGATTTTAAGCTATCAAAATAG
- a CDS encoding helix-turn-helix domain-containing protein yields MEYSARYITEDIKLSSYEDKFFKSDIMFDQHMLVWFLSGETKIVQADATYFFREGDIFLIPRNQLATIINYPKEGQPHKTVVMHLSVERLRDFYAGKNIKPQSPKCQKIYHFSNHPLLESCLASLIPYFDMKDIPGDIASIKITEAISILRTLDQEIDQVLANFEEPGKISLVDYMEKHFMFNLPMEQFGYLTGRSLTTFKRDFKKAFSTTPQRWLIQKRLELAHYQLAEKKKKPLDVCYEVGFENLSHFSFAFKKRFGYAPSHLYDKNIGY; encoded by the coding sequence ATGGAATACAGCGCACGGTATATTACTGAAGACATAAAGCTTTCCAGTTACGAGGACAAGTTCTTTAAGTCGGATATTATGTTCGACCAGCATATGCTGGTATGGTTTCTCTCCGGCGAAACCAAGATCGTGCAGGCCGATGCAACTTATTTTTTCAGGGAAGGTGACATTTTTCTGATCCCAAGAAATCAGCTGGCCACTATTATTAACTACCCCAAAGAGGGGCAGCCGCATAAAACGGTGGTGATGCATTTATCAGTAGAGCGGCTCAGGGATTTTTATGCCGGCAAAAATATAAAACCCCAATCCCCTAAGTGTCAGAAGATCTATCATTTCAGTAATCATCCCTTGCTGGAAAGCTGCCTGGCCTCGCTTATCCCATATTTCGACATGAAGGATATACCGGGAGATATTGCCTCTATTAAGATCACCGAAGCTATAAGTATTCTCAGAACCCTGGACCAGGAGATAGATCAGGTGCTGGCTAATTTTGAAGAGCCGGGAAAGATCAGCCTGGTAGACTATATGGAAAAGCATTTCATGTTCAACCTGCCTATGGAGCAATTCGGTTACCTCACGGGCAGGAGCCTCACCACTTTTAAACGTGATTTTAAAAAAGCCTTCAGCACCACACCACAACGCTGGTTAATTCAAAAGCGGCTGGAGCTGGCACACTATCAACTTGCAGAAAAGAAGAAAAAGCCGCTGGACGTTTGCTATGAAGTGGGATTTGAGAACCTCTCTCATTTTTCCTTTGCTTTTAAAAAACGATTTGGGTACGCCCCCAGCCACCTGTATGATAAAAATATTGGCTATTAG
- a CDS encoding transposase — MVEQWILPHLSKGKRGFKTRWDLTKVIKLILKRMKTGCRWRELSVKEYFGDDGPGWQTVYYYFHKWSNDGSFKAAWVHLLSLNKGHIDFQVPN; from the coding sequence ATGGTAGAACAGTGGATTCTACCTCATTTAAGCAAAGGAAAACGCGGCTTTAAAACAAGATGGGATTTAACCAAAGTGATTAAATTAATTTTAAAACGCATGAAGACAGGCTGCCGGTGGCGGGAGCTGAGTGTGAAAGAATATTTTGGGGATGATGGCCCCGGTTGGCAAACGGTGTATTATTATTTTCACAAGTGGAGTAATGACGGTTCATTTAAAGCAGCCTGGGTTCATTTACTGTCATTAAACAAAGGGCATATAGACTTTCAAGTGCCCAATTAG
- a CDS encoding phosphoglycerate kinase — MSKFSEYNFKGQKALIRVDFNVPLNENLEITSDARMKAVVPTIKKILADGGKVILMSHLGRPKTGPEDKFSLKHLVKHLSDLLEGAPVLFANDCIGEQAYLTADMMREGEVLLLENLRFYKEEEKGDEAFAEQLSKLGDVYVNDAFGTAHRAHASTAVIAKFFPSEKRMFGLLMEAEVNSAQKVLSDSQKPFTAILGGAKVSDKILIIENLMDKATDIIIGGGMAYTFFKAMGGNIGSSLCEEERLDTAKEILEKAKEKNVCIHLPGESLIADKFAADADTSEAPSNNIPEGWMGLDIAGESRGQFANVIKKSKTILWNGPMGVFEMEKFQGGTKAIADAVAEATENGAFSLVGGGDSVAAVNKFGYAEKVSYVSTGGGAMLEFFEGKTLPGIAAVNEA; from the coding sequence ATGTCAAAGTTTTCAGAATATAATTTTAAAGGGCAAAAAGCCCTGATACGTGTAGATTTCAATGTTCCGTTGAACGAGAATCTGGAGATTACTTCTGATGCACGTATGAAAGCAGTTGTACCCACCATCAAAAAAATATTGGCTGATGGCGGTAAAGTAATATTAATGTCTCACCTGGGGCGTCCTAAAACCGGTCCGGAAGATAAATTTTCATTAAAGCACCTGGTAAAACATTTAAGCGATCTGTTGGAAGGGGCGCCGGTATTATTTGCCAATGATTGTATTGGTGAGCAGGCTTATCTTACTGCCGATATGATGCGCGAAGGTGAAGTGCTGTTGCTGGAAAATCTTCGCTTTTATAAAGAAGAAGAAAAAGGTGATGAAGCTTTTGCTGAACAATTAAGCAAACTGGGCGATGTATATGTAAACGATGCGTTTGGTACAGCTCACCGTGCGCATGCATCTACTGCTGTGATCGCAAAATTCTTCCCTTCAGAAAAAAGAATGTTTGGTTTGCTAATGGAAGCAGAAGTGAACAGCGCACAAAAAGTATTGAGCGACTCTCAAAAGCCATTTACAGCTATTTTAGGGGGAGCCAAAGTGTCCGACAAAATCCTGATCATCGAAAACCTGATGGATAAAGCTACTGACATCATCATCGGTGGTGGTATGGCTTATACTTTCTTTAAGGCGATGGGTGGTAATATAGGTTCTTCTCTTTGTGAAGAAGAGCGTTTGGACACTGCTAAAGAGATTTTAGAGAAGGCAAAAGAGAAGAATGTGTGTATTCACCTGCCGGGTGAAAGCCTGATCGCTGATAAATTTGCGGCTGACGCTGATACATCAGAAGCGCCCAGCAACAACATACCGGAAGGCTGGATGGGACTGGATATCGCAGGCGAGTCGAGAGGGCAATTTGCCAATGTGATCAAAAAATCAAAAACTATCTTATGGAACGGTCCAATGGGTGTTTTTGAAATGGAGAAGTTCCAGGGCGGTACCAAGGCAATAGCAGATGCGGTGGCTGAAGCTACAGAGAACGGTGCTTTCTCCTTAGTAGGGGGCGGCGATAGTGTGGCGGCAGTTAACAAATTCGGATATGCAGAGAAAGTAAGCTATGTGTCCACCGGTGGCGGTGCTATGCTTGAGTTTTTTGAAGGCAAAACACTTCCGGGTATTGCAGCAGTAAACGAAGCGTAA
- a CDS encoding SDR family NAD(P)-dependent oxidoreductase has protein sequence MKQNNYQGALQHPIGSGFDARSTTTDVIKGIDLTGKIAIVTGGNTGIGLETTRTLAAAGATVIVPARDVEKAGRNLQDIPNVEIVAMDLMSPSSINAFANHFLASGRPLHILINNAGIMWVPLRRDENGIESQLATNYLALFRLTLKLWPSLKKANGARVVNVSSQGHHFALFNFDDPNFLHREYETLQGYGQSKTAVNLFSMELDHRARASNVRVYAVHPGSIGGTELGREAPLELFQKMGFVNAAGNMLPEVAAALKTIPQGAATTVWCATSPLLNNIGGVYCEDGDIAVLSSDISNQKGVNPYSLDEAAAKKLWALTEEMTDLKFDV, from the coding sequence ATGAAACAAAACAATTACCAGGGAGCATTGCAACATCCAATCGGTTCCGGCTTCGATGCAAGATCAACCACCACTGATGTAATAAAAGGTATTGATCTTACCGGCAAGATAGCCATAGTAACCGGCGGTAATACAGGTATCGGCCTGGAAACCACCCGCACTCTTGCTGCAGCCGGTGCAACTGTTATTGTACCCGCGCGGGATGTAGAGAAGGCCGGCAGAAACCTGCAGGACATTCCAAATGTAGAAATAGTAGCAATGGACCTGATGTCGCCGTCATCTATTAACGCATTTGCCAACCATTTTCTTGCTTCCGGAAGACCGTTACATATACTGATCAATAATGCAGGTATTATGTGGGTACCGCTACGCCGGGATGAAAATGGTATAGAATCGCAGCTGGCTACTAACTACCTGGCGCTCTTCCGGCTTACCTTAAAATTATGGCCGTCATTGAAAAAAGCAAACGGCGCCAGGGTAGTCAATGTCTCTTCCCAAGGGCATCATTTCGCCCTGTTCAACTTTGACGATCCTAATTTTCTGCACAGGGAATACGAAACCTTACAAGGTTACGGGCAGTCGAAAACGGCAGTTAATCTTTTTTCTATGGAACTGGACCATCGTGCCCGCGCATCTAATGTCAGGGTGTATGCTGTGCATCCAGGATCTATTGGCGGCACCGAGTTAGGAAGAGAAGCCCCCTTAGAGCTGTTTCAGAAAATGGGTTTTGTAAATGCAGCCGGTAATATGCTGCCTGAAGTGGCTGCGGCATTAAAAACAATTCCCCAGGGAGCAGCTACAACGGTTTGGTGCGCTACCAGTCCCTTATTGAACAATATAGGCGGGGTGTACTGCGAAGACGGGGATATCGCCGTATTGTCTTCAGACATTTCTAATCAAAAAGGGGTGAATCCTTATTCCCTGGATGAAGCCGCTGCCAAAAAGCTATGGGCGCTTACCGAGGAAATGACGGATTTAAAGTTTGATGTATAA
- the gap gene encoding type I glyceraldehyde-3-phosphate dehydrogenase, which yields MSTVKVAINGFGRIGRLVYRQIYNQQGIDVVAINDLTSPATLAHLLKYDSAQGPFNKNVSHTENSIIVEGEEIKIYAQKDPAQIPWGEHDVDVVLECTGFFTDKDKAQAHITAGAKRVVISAPATGDLKTVVFNVNHDILDGSETIISCASCTTNCLAPMAKVLDDTYGIEIGIMTTIHAYTNDQNTLDAPHPKGDLRRARAASANIVPNSTGAAKAIGLVLPNLKGKLDGSAQRVPTITGSITELNVILGKPTTAAEINAAMKAAANESFGYNEDEIVSSDVIGTSYGSLFDATLTKVMNVGDKHIARTVSWYDNEMSYVSQLVRTVKYFAGLISK from the coding sequence ATGAGCACAGTAAAAGTAGCCATCAATGGTTTCGGTAGAATCGGACGTTTAGTTTACCGTCAGATCTACAATCAACAAGGCATTGATGTAGTAGCCATTAATGATCTTACAAGCCCCGCCACATTGGCACACTTATTAAAGTACGACTCTGCACAGGGCCCTTTCAATAAAAATGTATCTCATACAGAAAACTCTATTATAGTAGAAGGTGAAGAAATTAAGATCTATGCACAAAAAGATCCTGCTCAAATTCCATGGGGTGAGCATGATGTGGATGTAGTATTAGAGTGCACCGGTTTCTTTACAGATAAAGATAAAGCTCAGGCACACATTACTGCAGGCGCAAAACGCGTTGTAATTTCAGCTCCTGCTACAGGTGATCTGAAAACAGTTGTATTTAACGTAAACCACGATATCTTAGACGGTAGCGAAACAATCATTAGCTGTGCATCTTGTACTACTAACTGTTTAGCGCCAATGGCTAAAGTATTAGATGATACTTATGGTATCGAAATCGGTATCATGACTACCATCCACGCATACACTAACGACCAGAACACTCTGGATGCGCCACATCCTAAAGGAGATCTTCGTCGTGCACGTGCAGCTTCTGCTAATATCGTTCCTAACAGCACTGGTGCTGCTAAAGCAATTGGCCTGGTATTACCTAACTTAAAAGGTAAATTAGACGGTAGCGCTCAGCGTGTACCAACTATCACTGGTTCTATCACTGAATTGAACGTGATCCTGGGTAAACCAACTACCGCAGCAGAAATCAATGCAGCAATGAAAGCAGCAGCTAACGAAAGCTTTGGTTATAACGAAGACGAGATCGTAAGCAGCGACGTAATCGGAACCAGCTACGGTTCTCTGTTTGACGCTACTTTAACTAAAGTAATGAACGTGGGCGACAAGCATATTGCTCGTACTGTATCATGGTATGATAACGAAATGAGCTATGTTTCTCAGCTGGTTCGTACTGTGAAATATTTTGCAGGCTTAATCAGCAAGTAA